The following proteins are encoded in a genomic region of Propionispora vibrioides:
- a CDS encoding NAD(P)/FAD-dependent oxidoreductase produces the protein MDQVDVIVIGAGVVGLAAACRLAQRWPEKSILLLEKNRTFGLEMSARTSEVIHSGLYYPPGSFKARLCVSGKEKLYDFCTSWQVPYQRLGKLVIARNDEEAAKLDQLQEQALANGIADVTKLEPVAVARLEPNISCQAALFSPSSGIVDTRTLLARLEQVGRKYGAMPVYQQTVTGIARMTGGYCVTYTDASGRSDEVGCRCIVNAAGLGADAVAAMAGIAVDQAGYRIYRCKGEYFSVANEKAGLVSHLIFPASIRELKGSGIPVIKDMGGRLRLGPDAHYAANGLTDYRISPANARQFLAVVGSYLPFLEEDDLSADIAALRCRLLVACGSPPRDFVICHETERDLPGFVNLIGIESPGLTCCLSIADLAGDMLTPLLDG, from the coding sequence ATGGACCAGGTAGATGTGATTGTGATCGGAGCCGGCGTAGTCGGCCTGGCGGCGGCCTGCCGGCTGGCTCAGCGCTGGCCGGAAAAAAGTATTTTGCTGCTGGAGAAAAACCGGACTTTCGGCCTCGAAATGTCGGCTCGTACCAGCGAGGTGATCCATTCGGGCCTGTATTATCCGCCGGGCAGCTTCAAGGCAAGGCTGTGTGTGTCCGGCAAGGAAAAACTGTATGACTTTTGCACCTCCTGGCAGGTTCCTTACCAGCGGCTGGGCAAGCTGGTCATCGCCCGTAATGATGAAGAGGCGGCTAAGCTGGACCAATTGCAGGAGCAGGCGCTGGCCAATGGGATAGCCGATGTAACGAAACTGGAGCCAGTGGCAGTAGCCCGGCTGGAGCCGAATATTTCCTGCCAGGCCGCGTTGTTTTCGCCGTCCAGCGGGATTGTGGACACCCGGACCTTGCTGGCCCGCCTGGAGCAGGTGGGGCGAAAATACGGCGCCATGCCGGTGTATCAGCAGACGGTGACCGGCATAGCCCGCATGACCGGCGGTTACTGTGTGACCTATACTGATGCGTCCGGCCGGTCTGATGAGGTAGGCTGTCGCTGTATCGTCAATGCCGCCGGTCTGGGTGCCGACGCCGTCGCCGCTATGGCCGGCATTGCGGTTGACCAGGCGGGCTACCGGATTTACCGCTGCAAGGGTGAATATTTTTCGGTCGCCAATGAGAAGGCCGGCTTGGTGTCTCATCTGATCTTTCCCGCTTCCATCCGGGAGCTTAAGGGCAGCGGCATTCCGGTCATCAAGGATATGGGCGGGCGGCTGCGACTGGGGCCTGATGCCCATTACGCCGCCAATGGCCTGACCGACTACCGGATCAGTCCGGCCAATGCCCGGCAGTTTTTGGCTGTGGTTGGCAGTTACCTGCCGTTTCTGGAAGAAGACGATTTGTCTGCCGATATCGCGGCGCTGCGTTGCCGGCTGCTGGTTGCCTGCGGCAGTCCGCCGCGGGATTTTGTCATTTGCCATGAGACGGAGCGGGATTTGCCGGGGTTTGTCAACCTGATCGGCATTGAATCGCCCGGTCTTACCTGCTGCCTGAGTATCGCCGACCTGGCAGGGGATATGCTGACGCCACTGCTTGACGGATAA